Proteins encoded in a region of the Verrucomicrobiota bacterium genome:
- the rseP gene encoding RIP metalloprotease RseP: MTIFNILYVVCAVLLLFGAAIFVHELGHYWVARKRGMKVEAFAIGFGPKILGWKKDGIDYAWRLIPAGGYVKLPQMVTSETLEGSKSSADESIPPASPLSKILVAFAGPFMNVVFAFAIATLIYFVGLPVAVNPSIIGYVEPGSAEAKLGIKEGDRIVSVNGEKVKSWQDVSMYTILARTNVIAVAIERDGAQKTYQLTATVNESVGLKLLNLDPRDHPEVIEIISGGAAEKAKLQPKDVILSFAGMPVASREQLIDLIRKRGGQESEMRVQRGPEKITITITPLVDPTTKLGRIGAALGSNSAMVYQVQRPGPTPWEQVVEVFDKTIKTISALVHSKETGVGAKDLSGPVGILSVLAAQVNTDYRLALSFLVLLNINLAILNLLPVPVLDGGHIMMAILEKIRRRPLSVKFVEYTTTVFAVLLISLMLYVTFFDIKRFRFFKSMFRTDTQIENVEKPTAAPTPAK; the protein is encoded by the coding sequence ATGACTATCTTTAATATTTTATATGTGGTTTGTGCCGTGTTGCTGTTGTTTGGCGCCGCAATCTTTGTCCACGAACTCGGCCATTACTGGGTGGCGCGGAAGCGTGGGATGAAAGTGGAGGCTTTCGCCATTGGATTCGGCCCAAAGATTCTTGGCTGGAAAAAAGACGGGATCGATTACGCATGGCGACTAATCCCCGCCGGCGGGTACGTCAAGTTGCCCCAGATGGTTACTTCTGAAACGTTGGAAGGAAGCAAATCATCGGCGGACGAATCAATCCCTCCGGCCTCGCCGCTCTCCAAAATCCTGGTGGCCTTCGCCGGCCCATTCATGAATGTGGTCTTCGCCTTCGCCATTGCCACGCTGATTTACTTCGTCGGACTCCCGGTCGCGGTGAATCCGTCGATAATCGGTTACGTTGAACCGGGTTCAGCCGAGGCAAAACTCGGAATCAAGGAAGGCGACCGCATCGTTTCGGTCAACGGAGAAAAAGTAAAATCGTGGCAGGATGTGAGCATGTACACCATTCTGGCGCGCACGAACGTGATTGCCGTAGCCATTGAGCGCGATGGGGCTCAAAAAACTTACCAACTCACTGCCACGGTGAATGAATCCGTTGGCTTGAAATTGCTGAACCTCGATCCACGCGACCATCCTGAAGTCATCGAAATCATTTCCGGTGGCGCTGCCGAGAAGGCGAAACTTCAGCCTAAAGACGTGATCCTTTCTTTTGCAGGAATGCCGGTCGCCAGTCGCGAACAACTGATTGACCTCATCCGCAAGCGAGGCGGTCAGGAAAGTGAAATGCGCGTGCAACGCGGTCCGGAGAAAATCACAATCACGATTACCCCGTTGGTGGACCCCACAACAAAACTCGGCCGGATCGGCGCCGCTTTGGGCAGCAATTCGGCGATGGTTTATCAAGTACAACGGCCAGGGCCAACGCCTTGGGAACAGGTGGTTGAGGTTTTCGACAAGACCATCAAGACCATCAGTGCATTAGTTCATTCCAAAGAAACCGGTGTCGGCGCAAAAGATTTAAGCGGGCCGGTGGGAATCCTCTCGGTGCTGGCGGCGCAGGTGAATACCGATTATCGACTGGCGCTCAGCTTTTTGGTGCTGCTGAACATCAACTTGGCCATCCTAAATCTGCTGCCGGTGCCGGTGCTGGATGGCGGGCACATCATGATGGCTATTCTTGAAAAAATCCGCCGCCGGCCGTTGAGCGTGAAGTTTGTGGAATACACTACGACGGTTTTTGCTGTGCTGCTGATTTCTTTGATGCTGTATGTCACGTTTTTCGATATAAAGCGTTTCCGCTTCTTCAAGTCGATGTTCCGAACTGACACTCAGATCGAAAACGTAGAAAAGCCGACCGCGGCTCCGACGCCCGCGAAATGA
- a CDS encoding 1-deoxy-D-xylulose-5-phosphate reductoisomerase, translating into MKNVVLLGSTGSIGTSTVKVAEDLPDHIRLLGLAAGNNSELLREQTRKHRPEAISIGDPAKAAELRDDFGTSTEVFCGAEGLIKLATLPAADIVLIAIVGTAGLQPALAAIRAGKDIAVASKEILVMAGEIVMSEARRHGVRVLAVDSEHSAIFQCLEDKPRDSVRVLWLTASGGPFRATPKEEFPNITVERALKHPSWVMGQKITIDSATLFNKGLEMIEARWLFDIEIARVRVVVHPQSVVHSMVEFVDGSLIAQLSSPDMCLPIQYALTYPDRVRSDRVQTSLAQLGSLTFEEPDLERFPSLNLARRAGEQGGTLPAVLNAANEVAVEAFVNGRISFMQIPQTVARVMDGHKLVPHPTLQEILEADAWARKEAAV; encoded by the coding sequence ATGAAAAACGTCGTCTTACTCGGCAGCACCGGCTCGATCGGCACCAGCACCGTCAAGGTGGCGGAAGATTTGCCCGACCATATCCGCCTGCTGGGCTTGGCGGCGGGGAACAATTCCGAACTCCTGCGGGAACAAACGCGCAAGCACCGGCCCGAAGCCATCTCCATCGGCGACCCGGCCAAGGCGGCGGAGTTGCGCGACGATTTCGGAACGAGCACCGAGGTCTTTTGTGGTGCGGAAGGATTGATCAAACTCGCCACGCTACCCGCGGCGGACATCGTGCTGATCGCCATCGTCGGCACGGCGGGGTTGCAACCGGCGCTCGCCGCCATTCGCGCGGGCAAGGACATTGCCGTGGCTTCCAAGGAGATTCTCGTCATGGCCGGCGAGATTGTGATGAGCGAGGCGCGCCGGCACGGCGTGCGCGTGCTCGCCGTGGATAGCGAACATTCCGCCATCTTTCAATGTCTCGAAGACAAGCCGCGTGATTCCGTGCGCGTGCTCTGGCTGACGGCGTCCGGGGGACCGTTCCGCGCCACACCCAAGGAGGAATTTCCGAACATCACCGTCGAACGCGCGTTGAAGCATCCTTCCTGGGTGATGGGCCAAAAGATCACGATTGATTCCGCCACGCTGTTCAACAAGGGACTGGAGATGATCGAGGCGCGGTGGCTCTTTGACATTGAAATCGCCCGCGTGCGCGTGGTGGTGCATCCGCAGAGCGTGGTGCATTCGATGGTGGAGTTCGTTGATGGCTCGTTGATTGCCCAACTCTCCTCGCCGGACATGTGTTTGCCGATTCAATATGCATTGACGTATCCGGATCGCGTGCGCAGCGACCGGGTGCAGACCAGCCTCGCGCAACTTGGCAGTCTGACCTTTGAAGAGCCGGACCTGGAACGGTTCCCTTCGTTGAATCTGGCGCGTCGGGCGGGCGAGCAGGGTGGCACGCTGCCGGCAGTATTGAACGCCGCGAATGAAGTGGCGGTCGAAGCCTTCGTGAATGGCCGGATCAGTTTTATGCAAATTCCGCAAACGGTGGCGCGTGTCATGGATGGCCATAAACTCGTGCCTCATCCGACACTCCAGGAAATTCTTGAAGCGGATGCTTGGGCGCGCAAAGAGGCGGCGGTTTGA
- a CDS encoding CDP-archaeol synthase: MPEAVIPAPPLSKAQIFFRRLLSFVVLWTVVIAALFSGHKWISNFVFLGIMVLLAGFGLAEFYGLVEKRDLVCFKAWGIFGGLLLIVATFLRVSGAWGSDGGPARVNDFETSFLILFVLGLCVRQFVSRSNTAGILAISTTLFGLMYVPWLLNFIQKINFFPGIGDNGKFYVLYFILVTKFSDTGAYAVGSLIGKHKMIPRISPGKTWEGFGGAIVVSTAASVVFAHLLGDKMPGMNLAHAVVLGILLSSAAVVGDLIESLFKREAGVKDSGNWFPGVGGILDLLDSLLFNAPLMYLYLRHVLTHL; encoded by the coding sequence ATGCCCGAAGCCGTCATTCCCGCACCGCCACTTTCCAAGGCACAAATCTTCTTCCGCCGCCTCTTGAGTTTCGTCGTGTTGTGGACGGTGGTGATCGCGGCGCTGTTTTCCGGCCACAAATGGATTTCCAACTTTGTGTTCCTGGGGATCATGGTGTTGCTGGCGGGCTTCGGGTTGGCTGAGTTCTACGGACTGGTGGAGAAACGTGACCTGGTTTGCTTCAAGGCCTGGGGAATTTTTGGCGGGTTGCTGTTGATCGTGGCAACGTTCTTGCGAGTGTCGGGCGCATGGGGAAGCGACGGCGGGCCGGCGCGCGTAAATGATTTTGAAACCAGTTTTTTAATCCTCTTCGTTTTGGGCTTGTGCGTGCGGCAATTCGTTTCGCGCAGCAACACCGCCGGCATCCTGGCGATATCAACCACGCTCTTCGGGTTGATGTATGTGCCGTGGCTGCTGAACTTCATTCAGAAGATCAATTTCTTTCCCGGCATCGGCGACAACGGAAAATTTTACGTCCTCTATTTCATCCTCGTCACCAAGTTCAGCGACACGGGTGCTTACGCCGTCGGCTCGCTCATCGGCAAACATAAGATGATACCCCGCATCAGCCCCGGCAAGACGTGGGAAGGCTTCGGGGGAGCGATTGTCGTTTCGACCGCAGCGAGTGTGGTTTTTGCGCATTTGCTTGGGGACAAAATGCCGGGCATGAACCTCGCCCACGCGGTCGTGCTGGGGATTTTGCTGAGTTCGGCTGCGGTGGTGGGGGATCTGATCGAGTCGCTTTTCAAGCGCGAAGCCGGGGTCAAAGATTCGGGGAACTGGTTTCCAGGCGTGGGCGGCATCCTCGACTTGCTGGACAGTTTGTTGTTTAATGCGCCGTTGATGTATTTGTATCTAAGGCATGTGCTCACGCATCTGTGA
- a CDS encoding isoprenyl transferase has product MPAVHLSTEAKASLPQHVAIIMDGNGRWAKERHLPRVEGHRAGAESARVIIRTAGELGIKYLTLYAFSVENWNRPRDEVDALMKYLIHYLKSETPELNKNNVKLEVIGQIYRLPENVQEHLKKSIQTLSKNNGLTLIMALSYGGRTEIVDAVRSIAEKVKQGKVDPADITEQVFAQHLYTRSWPDPDVLIRTSGEMRVSNFLLWQISYAELVVTPTLWPDFRRPQFLAALEEYNQRHRRFGGL; this is encoded by the coding sequence ATGCCAGCCGTCCATCTTAGCACTGAAGCCAAGGCCTCGTTGCCGCAGCACGTGGCCATCATCATGGATGGCAACGGCCGTTGGGCGAAGGAGCGTCATCTGCCGCGTGTAGAGGGCCATCGCGCGGGTGCTGAATCGGCGAGGGTCATCATTCGAACAGCCGGCGAACTCGGCATCAAGTATCTCACGCTCTACGCCTTTTCGGTTGAGAATTGGAATCGGCCCAGAGACGAAGTGGATGCGCTGATGAAATATCTCATTCACTATCTCAAAAGCGAAACGCCGGAACTGAACAAGAACAATGTGAAGTTGGAAGTCATCGGCCAGATTTATCGGCTGCCCGAAAACGTGCAGGAACACCTCAAGAAATCCATCCAGACGCTTTCGAAAAACAACGGTCTCACGCTCATCATGGCGCTGAGTTACGGCGGCCGAACCGAGATTGTGGATGCCGTGCGCAGCATCGCCGAGAAGGTGAAGCAGGGCAAAGTCGATCCGGCAGACATCACCGAGCAGGTTTTCGCGCAGCATCTTTATACGCGGAGCTGGCCCGACCCGGACGTGTTGATCCGCACCAGCGGCGAAATGCGGGTCAGTAATTTTCTTCTCTGGCAGATTTCCTACGCAGAGTTGGTGGTAACACCCACACTCTGGCCCGATTTTCGCCGGCCGCAATTCCTAGCGGCGTTGGAGGAATACAACCAGCGACACCGGCGGTTCGGAGGGTTGTGA